Proteins from one Streptobacillus canis genomic window:
- a CDS encoding PTS sugar transporter subunit IIA, translated as MEGDIMTEVKDLIDEKLICLDLEANSKEEVIKKMACLIHEDHKLCCLPTCDENNEECDAIKGYINSLFEREASFSTAVGYSFAIPHGKSCCVNKACIAYARLKNEISWDEEEQVKHIFMIGVSDKNAGNEHLEILIKLSTSILEDEFREKLDNAKEKSEVIELLNKYSKQDR; from the coding sequence ATGGAAGGTGATATTATGACTGAAGTTAAAGATTTAATTGATGAAAAACTAATTTGTTTAGATTTAGAAGCTAATAGTAAAGAAGAAGTTATTAAAAAAATGGCGTGTTTAATTCATGAGGACCATAAGTTATGCTGTTTACCAACTTGTGATGAAAATAACGAGGAATGTGATGCAATTAAAGGATATATTAATTCTTTATTTGAAAGAGAAGCAAGTTTTTCAACAGCTGTTGGATATTCTTTTGCAATTCCACATGGGAAATCATGTTGTGTAAATAAAGCATGTATCGCTTACGCTAGATTAAAAAATGAAATTTCTTGGGATGAAGAAGAACAAGTAAAACATATATTTATGATTGGAGTATCTGATAAAAATGCTGGAAATGAACATTTAGAAATATTAATAAAATTATCAACTTCAATATTAGAAGATGAATTTAGAGAAAAATTAGATAATGCAAAAGAAAAAAGTGAAGTTATAGAATTATTAAATAAATATTCAAAACAAGATAGATAA